The genomic window TCCCGTTCTCGGGGCGGCCGCTGCCACCGGATCTGCGCAACGAACTCGGTGAAGCCGCCCGTGTGGAGGGGGCGCGGCTCTGGTTTCCCGACGCCGTCGAGACGGCACGCCTGCTCCGCCTGACCGCAGAGGCCGAGCGCCGCAACCGCGTCGACACCGACCGCGCCACGGAGAGCAGCCGCTGGGTGCACCGAGACCTGGAGCCGGGTCCCGATGTGGGCATGCCACGGGCGGTGCTCGGCCCCCAGGACGCACGCGAACACCTTCCCCTGCGGGACTTCACCGCGCAGCGGCACGCCGAGCGGCTGGTCGCCCGGCCGTTCGAGGCGACACCCATCGTTGCTGTGCTGATCACTGAGCACGACCGCCGCGCCGACTGGCTGCGGGCCGGACAAGCGCTCCAGCACGCGTGGCTCCTCGCCACGGCACACGGTCTGCGCGCCTCCCTCCTGCACCAGGCGCTGGAGTGGCCGGACCTGCGCCGTTCCCTGAGCCCGACGCCTGGGCGGACCGATCATGTGCAGATGCTCATCCGTCTCGGATACGGCCCCGAAGGCGCTGCGAGCCCACGGCGCACCCTGCGCATGGCGCTCGACGACGCGCCGGCGAGTCGCTAGCCCATCCGCCGGGTCATCAACCCGCGGCGGCAGCTTGCGGCGTATGGGCCAGGGCCGTGCCCAGGCTGGGGTGCAGCTCGAAGACACCTGCCAGGTCAACGGCGCGAAGGATCCGCCGGAAGAGCGCGCTGTCGGTGACCAGCCGGAGCCGGCCGTGCCGGGCCTCGGCTCGGTTCCGTGCCCGGCACAGGATCCCGAGGCCGGTGCAGTCGATGAAGGCCGTGACACGCAGGTCCAGGACCAGATCGGGGTGCTGG from Streptomyces sp. DSM 40750 includes these protein-coding regions:
- a CDS encoding Acg family FMN-binding oxidoreductase, with translation MHSTSLDSVIPETCVSAAVAAPSIHNTQPWSFRMDPESAMFQVRAAPERGLRHTDPAGRALHLSVGACLLNLRVAIAHSGWSPVRRLLPSPEDPGLLAIVRLAGSVARRPTGHRADLYEAIWRRHSSRLPFSGRPLPPDLRNELGEAARVEGARLWFPDAVETARLLRLTAEAERRNRVDTDRATESSRWVHRDLEPGPDVGMPRAVLGPQDAREHLPLRDFTAQRHAERLVARPFEATPIVAVLITEHDRRADWLRAGQALQHAWLLATAHGLRASLLHQALEWPDLRRSLSPTPGRTDHVQMLIRLGYGPEGAASPRRTLRMALDDAPASR
- a CDS encoding STAS domain-containing protein; translation: MSENDPRSAPHHTERTVGETTVVELRGEIDIFTAPSLAARLDALTADQHPDLVLDLRVTAFIDCTGLGILCRARNRAEARHGRLRLVTDSALFRRILRAVDLAGVFELHPSLGTALAHTPQAAAAG